From Candidatus Cloacimonadota bacterium, a single genomic window includes:
- a CDS encoding cyclic nucleotide-binding domain-containing protein: MTPKDACENIGIFQGLTEEEVTTFASDLQRIKYAKGSQIITEHDSADTLYFICKGKVKISKSLKNQETPSADLTTLEPGEFFGEMGIINEQPRSATVVAIDDVELLVIPKDVFVSISFKYPEVMFNLMRTISGRLRDTNERFVSLMDEMISKNRLMAIGMAASKIIHDIKTPLTVIVLTAQLIENLFPGSGEFSQSIVKQTRLIDQLVREILDFARGVESEPLIQKVNLNNFFDDLREINEATFKGRNISFVVENKVKDFVHFDEAKIRRVLMNLIKNASEAMSGDGEIKILASVSSGWLQISVVDNGPGVPPKIRDDIFEPFISEGKQHGTGLGLPICRKLVQEHRGRLEYIPLEKGGSRFDIRIPQSL, from the coding sequence ATGACGCCCAAAGACGCTTGTGAAAACATCGGAATTTTCCAAGGTTTAACCGAAGAAGAAGTAACAACCTTCGCCTCAGACTTGCAGAGGATTAAATATGCCAAAGGTTCACAGATTATTACTGAGCATGATTCTGCGGATACTCTATATTTTATTTGTAAGGGTAAGGTGAAAATTAGCAAGAGTTTAAAGAATCAAGAAACTCCATCTGCAGATTTAACTACATTGGAGCCGGGAGAATTCTTTGGAGAGATGGGCATTATCAACGAGCAGCCACGTAGCGCCACCGTTGTGGCCATAGACGATGTTGAGTTATTGGTAATTCCTAAGGATGTGTTTGTAAGCATTTCGTTTAAATATCCGGAAGTAATGTTTAACTTGATGCGCACGATATCGGGCAGGTTGCGAGATACAAATGAGCGATTTGTGAGCTTGATGGATGAGATGATAAGTAAAAATCGCTTGATGGCGATTGGTATGGCTGCCAGCAAGATCATCCACGATATCAAAACGCCGCTAACGGTAATTGTATTAACCGCTCAGCTAATTGAGAATCTCTTTCCGGGAAGTGGCGAGTTTAGCCAAAGTATAGTAAAACAAACTCGGCTTATAGATCAATTAGTGCGCGAGATACTAGATTTTGCTCGTGGTGTAGAGAGTGAACCGCTTATTCAGAAGGTGAATCTCAATAACTTTTTCGATGACTTGAGAGAGATTAATGAAGCTACGTTTAAGGGCAGGAATATCAGTTTTGTGGTCGAAAACAAAGTAAAAGATTTTGTGCATTTTGATGAAGCTAAAATACGCCGCGTATTGATGAATCTAATAAAAAATGCCAGTGAGGCAATGAGTGGTGACGGAGAAATCAAGATATTGGCTTCAGTATCTTCAGGATGGCTGCAAATAAGTGTTGTAGATAATGGTCCCGGAGTTCCTCCCAAGATTCGGGATGACATATTTGAGCCTTTTATATCTGAAGGCAAACAGCATGGCACAGGATTGGGTCTACCTATTTGCCGCAAGTTGGTTCAAGA